From Saccharothrix espanaensis DSM 44229, the proteins below share one genomic window:
- a CDS encoding XdhC family protein: protein MRDVLAELARRVAAGETVGVGTVVATFSSAPRPPGAAMLVGAAGEVVGSVSGGCVEGAVYELAQEVVAGGQPVLRRYGVSDDDAFAVGLTCGGIIDVYVEAVSAESFPQLPDVLAAVRAREPVAVATVVGHPDWVGRRLVVWPDRVAGDVPSARARDAIADDARGLLAAGRSATLHYGPDGQRRGEGLAVFVNSFEPPPRLLVFGAIDFAAAMARLGAFLGYRVTVCDARPVFATNSRFPEADEVVVDWPHRYLAREADEGRVDGRTVVAVLTHDPKFDVPLLEVALRLKLGYVGAMGSRRTHDDRVRRLREAGLADDELAGLASPIGLDLGARTPEETAVSIAAEIIALRWGGGGGRLTRTDGAIHRPPGG, encoded by the coding sequence GTGCGTGACGTCCTGGCCGAACTCGCCCGCCGGGTCGCCGCCGGCGAGACCGTCGGCGTCGGCACGGTGGTCGCCACGTTCAGCTCCGCGCCCCGCCCGCCCGGCGCGGCGATGCTGGTCGGCGCGGCCGGCGAGGTGGTCGGGTCGGTGTCCGGCGGGTGCGTCGAGGGCGCGGTCTACGAGCTGGCCCAAGAGGTCGTGGCGGGCGGGCAGCCGGTTCTGCGGCGCTACGGCGTGTCCGACGACGACGCGTTCGCGGTGGGGTTGACCTGCGGCGGGATCATCGACGTGTACGTGGAGGCGGTGTCGGCGGAGTCGTTCCCGCAGCTGCCGGACGTGCTGGCGGCGGTCCGCGCGCGGGAGCCGGTCGCCGTCGCCACGGTCGTCGGGCACCCCGACTGGGTGGGCCGCCGGCTGGTGGTGTGGCCGGACCGGGTGGCGGGCGACGTGCCGTCCGCGCGGGCCCGGGACGCGATCGCCGACGACGCGCGCGGCCTGCTCGCGGCCGGCCGGAGCGCGACGCTGCACTACGGCCCGGACGGGCAGCGCCGGGGCGAGGGCCTGGCGGTGTTCGTGAACTCGTTCGAGCCGCCGCCGAGGCTGCTGGTGTTCGGCGCGATCGACTTCGCCGCCGCGATGGCCCGGCTCGGCGCGTTCCTCGGCTACCGGGTCACGGTGTGCGACGCGCGCCCGGTGTTCGCGACGAACAGCCGCTTCCCCGAGGCGGACGAGGTGGTCGTGGACTGGCCGCACCGCTACCTGGCGCGAGAGGCCGACGAGGGCCGGGTGGACGGTCGCACGGTGGTCGCGGTGCTGACCCACGACCCGAAGTTCGACGTGCCGCTGCTGGAGGTCGCGCTGCGGCTCAAGCTCGGCTACGTGGGCGCGATGGGGTCCCGGCGCACCCACGACGACCGGGTGCGCCGGCTGCGCGAGGCGGGGCTGGCCGACGACGAGCTGGCGGGCCTGGCCTCCCCGATCGGGCTGGACCTGGGCGCGCGCACGCCCGAGGAGACCGCCGTGTCGATCGCCGCCGAGATCATCGCGCTGCGCTGGGGCGGGGGAGGTGGCCGCCTCACCCGGACCGACGGTGCCATCCACCGCCCACCGGGGGGTTGA
- a CDS encoding (2Fe-2S)-binding protein, producing the protein MRITVTVDGVAYNDEVEPRTLLVHHLRERLGKTGTVVGCDTGNCGACTVHLDGRSVKSCSVLAVQTDGREVATVEGLARDGKLHPVQQAFHENHALQCGFCTPGMIMQAIDLLADDPDPDDDAVRHGLKGNLCRCTGYQNIVRAVRDAASRMRPGAGSAEDRTEVERVEDEVRAPQHTGGGE; encoded by the coding sequence ATGCGGATCACCGTCACCGTGGACGGGGTGGCCTACAACGACGAGGTCGAGCCCCGCACGCTGCTCGTGCACCACCTCCGCGAACGACTGGGCAAGACCGGGACGGTCGTGGGTTGCGACACCGGCAACTGCGGCGCGTGCACCGTCCACCTCGACGGCCGCAGCGTGAAGTCGTGCTCTGTGCTCGCGGTGCAGACCGACGGCCGCGAGGTCGCCACCGTCGAAGGGCTGGCCCGCGACGGGAAGCTGCACCCGGTGCAGCAGGCGTTCCACGAGAACCACGCGCTCCAGTGCGGGTTCTGCACCCCCGGCATGATCATGCAGGCCATCGACCTGCTCGCGGACGACCCCGACCCCGACGACGACGCCGTCCGGCACGGCCTGAAGGGCAACCTCTGCCGCTGCACCGGCTACCAGAACATCGTGCGCGCGGTCCGCGACGCGGCCTCGCGGATGCGCCCGGGGGCCGGTTCCGCCGAAGACCGAACGGAAGTCGAACGGGTCGAGGACGAGGTCCGCGCCCCGCAGCACACCGGGGGCGGGGAATGA
- a CDS encoding xanthine dehydrogenase family protein molybdopterin-binding subunit produces MTATAGPEIGRARRRKEDARLITGATRWTDNLQLPGMLHLAVLRSPFAHARILSVDVGAAVAMPGVLTVLTGADLADEQGSLPCAWPITEDMLAPPAPSLAVDEVNFAGEAVALVVARSAAEAHDALAAIDVEYEDLPVVLDLTAATADDSALVHPDLGTNKSATWVFDSAAAGTGTDVDAAIAAAAEDGVVVERVFRQQRLIPAFLEPRSVVVDPGPGSATLWSATQVPHILRWMLSAVLGIPEHKLRVIAPDVGGGFGGKLQVTPEEVLTLLVARRLGKPVKWTETRTESMLCAHHGRDQLQKITVSARRDGTVTGLKVDLLADMGAYLRLVTPGVPILGAFMFNAIYKFAAYRFTCTNVFTNKTPTDAYRGAGRPEATFAIERIMDELAAELGVDPLELRRKNWIRHEEFPFTTVAGLTYDSGDYEAATARAVELFGYDALRAEQAGRRAAGDPVQLGIGISTYTEMCGLAPSRVLGALRYGAGGWEHAAIRMLPTGKVEVVTGTSPHGQGHETAWSQIVADRLGVPFEDVEVLHGDTQVAHRGMDSYGSRSLAVGGTAVVLAADKVLAKARTVAAHLLECSADDVEFTAGTFAVRGTSTTMSLAEVVVAAHVAHNLPDGVEPGLDADATFDPDNFSYPHGTHLCATEVDTETGRVTIRSYVCVDDVGRVVNPLIVEGQVHGGLAQGIAQALYEEAVHDEGGTLTTATLADYLVPSAVDLPTFTTDRTETPADSNPLGVKGVGEAGTIASTPAVVNAIVDALRHRGVRDVEMPCTPMRVWKALQGKEDVPVALGGVHGSIDARGGAA; encoded by the coding sequence ATGACCGCCACCGCCGGGCCCGAGATCGGCCGCGCCCGCCGGCGCAAGGAGGACGCCCGGCTGATCACCGGCGCGACCCGCTGGACCGACAACCTCCAACTGCCCGGGATGCTGCACCTGGCCGTGCTGCGCAGCCCGTTCGCGCACGCCCGGATCCTCTCGGTCGACGTCGGGGCGGCCGTGGCGATGCCCGGCGTGCTCACCGTGCTGACCGGCGCGGACCTGGCCGACGAGCAGGGCAGCCTGCCGTGCGCGTGGCCGATCACCGAGGACATGCTGGCCCCGCCCGCGCCGTCGCTCGCGGTGGACGAGGTGAACTTCGCCGGCGAGGCGGTCGCCCTCGTCGTCGCCCGCAGCGCGGCCGAGGCGCACGACGCGCTGGCCGCGATCGACGTCGAGTACGAGGACCTGCCGGTGGTGCTGGACCTGACCGCCGCGACCGCCGACGACTCCGCCCTGGTGCACCCCGACCTGGGCACCAACAAGTCCGCGACCTGGGTGTTCGACTCCGCGGCCGCCGGCACCGGCACCGACGTGGACGCCGCGATCGCCGCCGCCGCCGAGGACGGGGTGGTCGTCGAGCGGGTGTTCCGCCAGCAGCGGCTCATCCCGGCGTTTCTGGAACCGCGCTCGGTGGTGGTCGACCCCGGCCCCGGCTCGGCCACCCTGTGGTCGGCCACCCAGGTGCCGCACATCCTGCGCTGGATGCTGTCGGCCGTGCTCGGCATCCCCGAGCACAAGCTGCGGGTGATCGCCCCGGACGTCGGCGGCGGGTTCGGCGGCAAGCTCCAGGTCACGCCCGAGGAGGTGCTGACCCTGCTGGTCGCCCGGCGGCTGGGCAAACCGGTGAAGTGGACCGAGACGCGCACCGAGTCGATGCTGTGCGCGCACCACGGCCGCGACCAGCTCCAGAAGATCACCGTGTCCGCGCGGCGGGACGGCACCGTCACCGGGCTCAAGGTCGACCTGCTCGCCGACATGGGCGCGTACCTGCGGCTGGTCACGCCGGGCGTGCCGATCCTCGGCGCGTTCATGTTCAACGCCATCTACAAGTTCGCCGCCTACCGGTTCACCTGCACGAACGTGTTCACGAACAAGACGCCCACCGACGCCTACCGGGGCGCGGGCCGGCCGGAGGCCACGTTCGCCATCGAGCGGATCATGGACGAGCTGGCCGCCGAGCTCGGCGTGGACCCGCTGGAGCTGCGCCGGAAGAACTGGATCCGGCACGAGGAGTTCCCGTTCACCACGGTCGCCGGGCTCACCTACGACAGCGGCGACTACGAGGCGGCCACCGCCCGCGCCGTCGAGCTGTTCGGCTACGACGCGCTGCGCGCCGAGCAGGCCGGGCGGCGCGCGGCGGGCGACCCGGTGCAGCTCGGCATCGGGATCTCCACCTACACCGAGATGTGCGGGCTCGCGCCGTCACGGGTGCTGGGCGCGCTGCGCTACGGCGCGGGCGGCTGGGAGCACGCGGCGATCCGGATGCTGCCCACCGGCAAGGTCGAGGTGGTCACCGGCACCTCGCCGCACGGGCAGGGGCATGAGACGGCGTGGAGCCAGATCGTCGCCGACCGGCTGGGCGTCCCGTTCGAGGACGTCGAGGTGCTGCACGGCGACACCCAGGTCGCGCACCGGGGCATGGACAGCTACGGCTCGCGGTCGCTGGCCGTCGGCGGCACGGCGGTCGTGCTGGCGGCGGACAAGGTGCTGGCCAAGGCCCGGACCGTGGCCGCGCACCTGCTGGAGTGCTCGGCCGACGACGTCGAGTTCACCGCCGGCACGTTCGCCGTGCGCGGCACGTCCACCACGATGTCGCTGGCCGAGGTGGTGGTGGCCGCGCACGTGGCGCACAACCTGCCGGACGGGGTGGAGCCGGGGCTGGACGCGGACGCCACGTTCGACCCGGACAACTTCTCCTACCCGCACGGGACGCACCTGTGCGCGACCGAGGTGGACACCGAGACCGGGCGGGTGACCATCCGGTCGTACGTGTGCGTGGACGACGTCGGCAGGGTGGTCAACCCGCTGATCGTCGAAGGTCAGGTGCACGGCGGCCTGGCCCAGGGCATCGCGCAGGCGCTCTACGAGGAGGCCGTGCACGACGAGGGCGGCACGCTGACCACCGCGACCCTGGCCGACTACCTGGTGCCGTCGGCGGTCGACCTGCCGACGTTCACCACCGACCGCACCGAGACCCCGGCGGACTCCAACCCGTTGGGAGTCAAGGGGGTCGGCGAGGCGGGCACCATCGCGTCCACGCCGGCCGTGGTGAACGCGATCGTGGACGCGTTGCGGCACAGGGGCGTTCGTGACGTGGAAATGCCGTGCACGCCGATGCGGGTGTGGAAGGCGTTGCAGGGCAAGGAAGACGTCCCGGTGGCCTTGGGCGGCGTCCACGGCTCGATCGACGCGCGTGGGGGTGCCGCGTGA
- a CDS encoding FAD binding domain-containing protein: MIPAAFDYVAPSTVDEAVRVLAEGGEDAKVLAGGQSLLPVLRMRLAAPTLVVDLSGLTELTGVHDDGDSLLIGAMTTHHEVQRDHLVREHAALLRLATDTVGDPQIRHRGTVGGALAHADPAGDLLAPVLALDAVLVCTGPAGTREVPAAEFFTDYFTTALEPGELLTHVRVPKLTGWGAHYEKFNRVAQAWSIVAVAVALEVVDGVVRAARVGLTNMGPTPVRARGVEEELVGRPATAEWIRAAAARAAEGAHPTSDGNADAEYRTHLARVLTERAVTAAARA, translated from the coding sequence GTGATCCCGGCCGCGTTCGACTACGTCGCGCCGTCCACAGTGGACGAAGCGGTGCGCGTCCTGGCCGAGGGCGGCGAGGACGCCAAGGTGCTGGCGGGCGGGCAGAGCCTGCTGCCGGTGCTGCGGATGCGGCTCGCCGCGCCGACCCTGGTCGTGGACCTGTCCGGGCTCACCGAGCTGACCGGCGTGCACGACGACGGCGACTCGTTGCTGATCGGCGCGATGACCACGCACCACGAGGTGCAGCGCGACCACCTGGTGCGCGAGCACGCGGCGTTGCTGCGGCTGGCCACCGACACCGTCGGCGACCCGCAGATCCGGCACCGGGGCACGGTGGGCGGCGCGCTCGCGCACGCCGACCCGGCGGGCGACCTGCTCGCGCCGGTGCTCGCGCTGGACGCGGTGCTGGTGTGCACCGGGCCGGCGGGCACCCGGGAGGTGCCGGCGGCGGAGTTCTTCACCGACTACTTCACCACCGCGCTGGAACCGGGCGAGCTGCTCACCCACGTGCGGGTGCCGAAGCTGACCGGGTGGGGCGCGCACTACGAGAAGTTCAACCGGGTCGCGCAAGCCTGGTCGATCGTCGCCGTCGCGGTCGCGCTGGAGGTGGTCGACGGGGTCGTCCGGGCGGCGCGGGTCGGCCTGACCAACATGGGCCCGACCCCGGTCCGGGCGCGCGGCGTGGAGGAGGAGCTGGTCGGGCGGCCCGCGACGGCCGAGTGGATCCGCGCGGCCGCCGCCCGTGCCGCCGAGGGGGCGCACCCGACGTCGGACGGCAACGCCGACGCCGAGTACCGCACCCACCTGGCCCGGGTGCTGACCGAGCGGGCCGTGACGGCCGCGGCGCGCGCGTGA
- a CDS encoding SRPBCC family protein: MKLEHTFTVPAPVPAVWAALLDPEKVAPCLPGAALTGVDGRAFTGTVKVKLGPVVLVYKGTGEFTAVAEQERTAVLKASGKDSRGNGTAAATVSLALVAAAGGTAVSVVTDLTITGRPAQLGRGLISEVSGKIVGQFADCLATRLATGEAGPVTTPDPKAAPEPDPAPPAKPAPEAKPGPAKPATAKPGPAKPKPTKAGPTKSGAAAKSAPAKPEATAKPGVAAKPVAESGVVAEPEVHAEPETAAAKAGTAAADEPRAASQDESQDKPQDESRNESRDEAPARPHLRAVPDEPIDLLETAGAPVAKRALPIVVALVVLVLLLRRRRRRQR; the protein is encoded by the coding sequence GTGAAGCTGGAGCACACCTTCACCGTCCCCGCCCCGGTGCCGGCGGTGTGGGCGGCGCTGCTCGACCCGGAGAAGGTCGCGCCCTGCCTGCCGGGCGCGGCCCTGACCGGGGTGGACGGGCGGGCGTTCACCGGCACGGTCAAGGTGAAGCTCGGCCCGGTCGTCCTGGTGTACAAGGGGACCGGCGAGTTCACGGCGGTGGCGGAGCAGGAGCGGACGGCCGTGCTCAAGGCGTCCGGCAAGGACTCCCGGGGCAACGGGACGGCGGCGGCGACGGTGTCGTTGGCGCTGGTGGCGGCGGCCGGCGGCACCGCTGTGTCCGTGGTCACCGACTTGACGATCACCGGTCGTCCGGCGCAGCTCGGACGGGGGTTGATCAGCGAGGTCAGCGGCAAGATCGTCGGCCAGTTCGCCGATTGCCTGGCGACCCGGCTCGCGACGGGGGAGGCTGGGCCCGTGACAACCCCCGATCCCAAGGCGGCCCCCGAACCCGACCCCGCTCCGCCGGCCAAGCCCGCTCCCGAGGCCAAGCCCGGCCCCGCGAAGCCGGCCACCGCGAAGCCCGGCCCCGCCAAGCCCAAACCCACCAAGGCCGGACCCACCAAGTCCGGTGCTGCCGCCAAGTCGGCCCCCGCCAAGCCCGAGGCCACAGCCAAGCCTGGTGTCGCAGCCAAGCCCGTGGCCGAGTCCGGTGTCGTTGCCGAGCCCGAGGTGCACGCCGAGCCCGAGACCGCCGCCGCCAAGGCCGGAACCGCCGCTGCGGACGAGCCGCGAGCGGCATCGCAAGACGAGTCGCAAGACAAGCCGCAGGACGAATCGCGAAACGAATCGCGGGACGAGGCGCCGGCCAGGCCGCACCTGCGGGCCGTGCCGGACGAGCCGATCGACCTGCTGGAGACGGCCGGTGCGCCGGTGGCCAAGCGGGCGCTGCCGATCGTGGTGGCGTTGGTCGTGCTGGTGCTGCTGCTGCGCCGACGTCGCCGGCGGCAGCGCTGA
- a CDS encoding CapA family protein: protein MSLVACLAAACTGSPVVITSSQPPPTTTTPPPPPSFTLAAGGDILVHPLLTEQADLDGGRTFGPILDGLRQAVDADLSICHLETPLSAPGDPTYGYPAFSAPPEVATALKDLGYDSCSTASNHTLDRGSGAIKTTLDVLDAAGLKHTGSFRTPEESATPLLLDARGVKVAQLSFTYGFNGIPLPKPWMANQLSVDGVLTAARAAKAAGAEVVVASLHWGAEYQHEATPEQREMARAILADPAVDLIIGTHVHAVQPVEQVDGKWVVYGMGNEVARHSEPRGITEEGIVTRFTFVKGPDGWAVEHAEYVPTLVEFGPPIRVVDLTRAPTTPRRAEALARTDDVVKSLGSTITRR from the coding sequence GTGTCGCTGGTCGCCTGCCTCGCCGCGGCGTGCACCGGGTCGCCGGTCGTCATCACCTCGTCCCAGCCGCCGCCGACGACCACCACGCCGCCGCCACCGCCGTCGTTCACGCTGGCCGCGGGCGGCGACATCCTGGTTCACCCGCTGCTCACCGAGCAGGCCGACCTCGACGGCGGCCGGACCTTCGGGCCGATCCTGGACGGGCTGCGCCAGGCGGTCGACGCCGACCTGTCGATCTGCCACCTGGAGACCCCGCTGTCCGCGCCCGGCGACCCGACCTACGGCTACCCGGCGTTCAGCGCCCCGCCCGAGGTGGCGACCGCGTTGAAGGACCTCGGCTACGACAGCTGCTCGACGGCGTCCAACCACACCCTCGACCGGGGTTCCGGCGCGATCAAGACCACTTTGGACGTGCTGGACGCGGCCGGTCTGAAGCACACCGGCTCGTTCCGCACGCCCGAGGAGTCCGCGACCCCGCTGCTGCTCGACGCGCGCGGCGTGAAGGTCGCGCAGCTCTCCTTCACCTACGGCTTCAACGGCATCCCGCTGCCGAAGCCGTGGATGGCCAACCAGCTCTCGGTCGACGGCGTGCTCACGGCCGCCCGCGCGGCGAAGGCGGCCGGCGCGGAGGTCGTGGTGGCGAGCCTGCACTGGGGTGCGGAGTACCAGCACGAGGCGACGCCCGAGCAGCGCGAGATGGCGCGGGCGATCCTGGCCGACCCGGCGGTGGACCTGATCATCGGCACGCACGTGCACGCCGTGCAGCCGGTCGAGCAGGTCGACGGCAAGTGGGTGGTCTACGGCATGGGCAACGAGGTGGCCCGGCACTCCGAGCCGCGCGGGATCACCGAGGAGGGCATCGTCACCCGCTTCACGTTCGTGAAGGGCCCGGACGGCTGGGCGGTGGAGCACGCCGAGTACGTGCCGACCCTGGTCGAGTTCGGCCCGCCGATCCGGGTGGTCGACCTGACCCGCGCCCCCACCACCCCGCGCCGTGCGGAAGCGCTGGCCCGCACGGACGACGTGGTGAAGAGCCTGGGCAGCACCATCACCCGCCGCTAG
- a CDS encoding o-succinylbenzoate synthase, with amino-acid sequence MFVYSIPLRTRFRGITVREGVLLEGPRGWGEFCAFLDYSDAECAPWLACAVESATAGWPAPVRSRVPVNCTVPVVSPERAHEIVAASGCRTAKVKVADPGVPLADDLARVEAVRAALGPSGLVRVDANTAWDVDTAVRAIRELDRAAGGLEYVEQPCPSIEELAAVRRRVDVRIAADESIRRAEDPLRVAVAGAADLAVIKVAPLGGVRRALEVAEACGLPCVVSSAVETSVGMAAGLALAGALPELDFACGLGTLSLLAGDVASDSLRPVDGWLPVPAKTPEPDLRDAVAAGPDTARRWEQRLARVADAAGLSLALG; translated from the coding sequence GTGTTCGTCTACTCGATCCCCCTGCGCACCCGGTTCCGCGGCATCACCGTCCGGGAGGGCGTGCTGCTGGAGGGCCCGCGGGGGTGGGGGGAGTTCTGCGCCTTCCTCGACTACTCCGACGCCGAGTGCGCGCCGTGGCTGGCCTGCGCCGTCGAGTCCGCCACGGCCGGGTGGCCCGCGCCGGTCCGGTCCCGGGTGCCGGTGAACTGCACGGTGCCGGTGGTGTCGCCGGAGCGCGCGCACGAGATCGTGGCCGCCTCCGGGTGCCGTACGGCGAAGGTCAAGGTGGCCGACCCGGGGGTGCCCCTGGCCGACGACCTGGCCCGGGTCGAGGCGGTGCGGGCCGCGCTCGGACCGTCCGGGCTGGTCCGGGTGGACGCGAACACCGCGTGGGACGTCGACACGGCGGTGCGCGCGATCCGCGAGCTGGACCGGGCGGCGGGCGGGCTGGAGTACGTCGAGCAGCCGTGCCCGTCGATCGAGGAGCTGGCCGCGGTGCGCCGGCGGGTCGACGTGCGGATCGCCGCCGACGAGTCGATCCGGCGGGCCGAGGACCCGCTGCGGGTCGCCGTGGCCGGCGCCGCGGACCTCGCGGTGATCAAGGTCGCGCCGCTGGGCGGGGTGCGCCGGGCGCTGGAGGTCGCCGAGGCGTGCGGGCTGCCGTGCGTGGTGTCGTCGGCGGTGGAGACCTCGGTGGGGATGGCCGCCGGGCTGGCGCTGGCCGGTGCCCTGCCCGAACTGGACTTCGCCTGCGGGCTGGGCACGTTGTCGCTGCTGGCCGGCGACGTGGCGAGCGACTCGCTGCGCCCCGTGGACGGGTGGCTGCCGGTGCCGGCGAAGACTCCCGAGCCCGACCTGCGCGACGCCGTCGCCGCCGGCCCGGACACCGCCCGCCGCTGGGAGCAGCGGCTGGCGCGGGTCGCCGACGCGGCCGGGCTGTCCCTCGCCCTCGGGTGA
- a CDS encoding DNA repair helicase XPB gives MTDGPLIVQSDKTLLLEVGHPLSEDARTAIAPFAELERAPEHVHTYRVTPLALWNARAAGHDAEQVVDALVRFSRYPVPQPLLVDVVDTMGRFGRLQLANHPAHGLVLSSVDRAVLEEVLRHKKIKPMLGERLDDDTVVVHPSERGRLKQILLKVGWPAEDLAGYVDGEAHPIDLVEDGWQLRDYQRLAAQAFWAGGSGVVVLPCGAGKTLVGAAAMAEAGATTLILVTNTVAGRQWKRELVARTSLTEDEIGEYSGERKEIRPVTIATYQVITRKSKGEYKHLELFDSRDWGLIVYDEVHLLPAPVFRMTADLQSRRRLGLTATLVREDGQEGDVFSLIGPKRYDVPWRDIEAQGWIAPAECTEVRVTLTDNERLEYAIAEPDERYKLCSTARTKLPVVRAILDRHPDEPTLVIGAYLDQLESLGEALDAPIIQGSTKNKEREQLFDAFRRGELRVLVVSKVANFSIDLPEASVAVQVSGTFGSRQEEAQRLGRLLRPKGDGRQAHFYSVVSRDTLDTDYAAHRQRFLAEQGYAYKIVDADDLLGPKLPEVG, from the coding sequence GTGACCGACGGCCCTTTGATCGTCCAGTCGGACAAGACCCTGCTGCTGGAGGTCGGCCACCCCCTCTCGGAGGACGCGCGCACCGCGATCGCGCCGTTCGCCGAGTTGGAGCGCGCCCCCGAGCACGTCCACACCTACCGGGTCACACCACTCGCGCTGTGGAACGCGCGCGCCGCCGGGCACGACGCCGAGCAGGTCGTCGACGCCCTGGTGCGGTTCTCCCGCTACCCCGTGCCGCAGCCGCTGCTGGTGGACGTGGTCGACACCATGGGCCGGTTCGGCCGGCTCCAGCTCGCCAACCACCCCGCGCACGGCCTGGTGCTCAGCTCGGTGGACCGCGCCGTGCTGGAGGAGGTGCTGCGGCACAAGAAGATCAAGCCGATGCTCGGCGAGCGCCTGGACGACGACACGGTGGTCGTGCACCCCAGCGAGCGCGGCCGGCTCAAGCAGATCCTGCTCAAGGTCGGCTGGCCCGCCGAGGACCTGGCGGGCTACGTCGACGGCGAGGCGCACCCGATCGACCTGGTCGAGGACGGCTGGCAGCTGCGCGACTACCAGCGGCTGGCCGCCCAGGCGTTCTGGGCGGGCGGCTCGGGCGTCGTGGTGCTGCCGTGCGGCGCGGGCAAGACGCTGGTCGGCGCGGCGGCGATGGCCGAGGCGGGCGCGACCACGCTGATCCTGGTGACCAACACCGTCGCGGGCCGGCAGTGGAAGCGCGAGCTGGTCGCCCGCACGTCGCTGACCGAGGACGAGATCGGCGAGTACTCCGGCGAGCGCAAGGAGATCCGCCCGGTCACCATCGCGACCTACCAGGTGATCACCCGCAAGTCGAAGGGCGAGTACAAGCACCTGGAGCTGTTCGACTCGCGCGACTGGGGCCTGATCGTCTACGACGAGGTGCACCTGCTGCCCGCGCCGGTGTTCCGGATGACCGCCGACCTCCAGTCCCGCCGCCGGCTCGGCCTGACCGCGACCCTGGTCCGCGAGGACGGCCAGGAGGGCGACGTGTTCTCGCTGATCGGGCCCAAGCGGTACGACGTGCCGTGGCGCGACATCGAGGCGCAGGGCTGGATCGCGCCCGCCGAGTGCACCGAGGTCCGGGTCACGCTCACCGACAACGAGCGGCTGGAGTACGCCATCGCCGAGCCGGACGAGCGCTACAAGCTGTGCTCCACGGCCCGCACCAAGCTGCCCGTGGTGCGCGCGATCCTGGACCGGCACCCCGACGAGCCGACCCTGGTGATCGGCGCCTACCTGGACCAGCTGGAGTCGCTGGGCGAGGCGCTGGACGCGCCGATCATCCAGGGGTCGACCAAGAACAAGGAGCGCGAGCAGCTCTTCGACGCGTTCCGGCGCGGCGAGCTGCGGGTGCTGGTGGTGTCGAAGGTGGCGAACTTCTCCATCGACCTGCCCGAGGCGTCGGTGGCGGTGCAGGTGTCGGGCACGTTCGGGTCGCGCCAGGAGGAGGCGCAGCGGCTGGGCCGGCTGCTGCGGCCCAAGGGCGACGGGCGGCAGGCGCACTTCTACTCGGTGGTCTCCCGGGACACCCTGGACACCGACTACGCCGCCCACCGCCAGCGGTTCCTCGCCGAGCAGGGGTACGCGTACAAGATCGTCGACGCGGACGACCTGCTCGGGCCGAAGCTGCCGGAGGTCGGCTGA
- a CDS encoding LppU/SCO3897 family protein: protein MSTDAPAPTPNPNFPPAPPQQQEQAAPPKKKNIAVRILTYIAGLIVVGLVIYGFNYFSSDAAQTKAGDCASLSGTRTKPEFKTVACGAAEANYTVAKVLGSLSESCGGKYYDEYTETARRGPDSKLCLLPNLAEGSCYELDNPTNVGYPAVDCGKSGVLKLTKVVKDSDDESACGDGAPMAFSEPKTVFCFEPGQAA from the coding sequence ATGAGCACGGACGCGCCCGCGCCCACCCCGAACCCGAACTTCCCGCCGGCCCCGCCGCAGCAGCAGGAGCAGGCCGCGCCGCCGAAGAAGAAGAACATCGCGGTCCGGATCCTCACCTACATCGCGGGTCTGATCGTGGTGGGCCTGGTCATCTACGGCTTCAACTACTTCTCCAGCGACGCCGCCCAGACCAAGGCGGGCGACTGCGCGAGCCTGTCCGGCACGCGCACCAAGCCGGAGTTCAAGACCGTGGCCTGCGGCGCGGCCGAGGCCAACTACACGGTGGCCAAGGTGCTGGGCTCGCTGTCCGAGTCGTGCGGCGGCAAGTACTACGACGAGTACACCGAGACCGCCCGGCGCGGCCCGGACTCGAAGCTGTGCCTGCTGCCGAACCTGGCCGAGGGCTCCTGCTACGAGCTCGACAACCCCACGAACGTCGGCTACCCGGCGGTCGACTGCGGCAAGTCCGGCGTGCTGAAGCTGACCAAGGTGGTCAAGGACTCCGACGACGAGTCCGCGTGCGGCGACGGCGCGCCGATGGCCTTCTCCGAGCCGAAGACGGTGTTCTGCTTCGAGCCCGGCCAGGCCGCCTGA